The following is a genomic window from Malus sylvestris chromosome 7, drMalSylv7.2, whole genome shotgun sequence.
CAGGGAAACTAGTTCGCCATCCCACTGAACCGCATCCCCCAACCATGACTCTTGGGTTGAAATTGGTTTTTGAGAAGCTTGATATATATAGTAAGATTGTAAGGATGAAAGTTCATGAAGCTATAGATATAGCCCGAGCTACTGCTTCTTATGTTTCTCCTAATATAGTTACGGAAGAGGGAATGACATTGAGGATAGGGCATAGGAATACCCTTCCCATGGATGAATACCTCTTGAAGGTTGTAAACGAATTTGGGGAGAAAATTTTGTTGAAAGAATCTGACAAAACGGCCAAAACTTctaaaagaaaagcaaaaggacgGTCATCAGAGGGTTTGATTTGTAATGAAAAGCAAGGACAGAGTTTTGAAGATTGGCAAGGTCCCCCACCATGGGATTTGGCCTTGGGGGGTGATGGACAACCGAAGTTTCTATGCGACGTGATGGTAAGTTTTTACATCCACTTTCCTTGAAGATTGGCAAGGTCCCCTACCAAAGGGTGTCCGTGGCTGACATGTCACATGCTGCTTGCTTGCTCATGCTTATTTTCAGGTCGAAGGCTTAGCTAAACATTTAAGATGTGTAGGGATCAATGCTGCAATCTCGTATTCAAAAAAGCCTGAACCCAGGTATTCTCATGATCATGCTCTTGTATGTTAAATGTTGTAGATTTTGAAtatgttttaaacattttttttaatgaattattAATTTGGTTTCAATTTGTGCAGGCAGTTAATAGATCAAGCAAATAAGGAGAAGAGAGTGCTGTTGACGCGGGATGCCAAGCTGCTGAGACATGATTATCTAATAAACAATCATATCTATAGAGTGAAGAGTCTTCTCAAGAACGAACAGCTACTTGAGGTATGCCCGTCTTCATTTTGAAACTTCGGCGCCTTCTGTGAAAATCAGATGTGCATTTGTACATGCATTCTGCTTGGACAATTttactgtatatatatatatatatatatatatatatatatatatatgtattgcaACTGGTTCATGGTCTTTTAGGTTAGCTTATATAAAGTCTCACCACCTTGAGTCAGGCTTTGGATTTAATGCGGCtttatttgaaaaaagaaaataataataatcatgtCAACTTATTACGATCAATGTAAATTTGTTTATAATAGTTGAAATTTGTATTTGGTGCTTGAGATTTTATCTTAAAAAGTTTAAATTATAAATGATAAAGAAACTTAAGAATTTTTGGATCACTTAGGTATTTGACGAAGTTGGGAAGGATATGTTGAGTCTTCCAACCGAGACACTTGGTTCTCCTTTAATTTTTGAAGTGCATTGCTAATACAATGTTCCTATTCGAAGAAGCTCTTTGAAGGATTGAAGCGTTGTTACACGATAAATCTGATTCTGAAGTCTTCTTGCAGATAATCGAAACTTTCCAACTGAAAATTAGTGAGGATCAACTAATGTCAAGATGCACCAAATGCAATGGTAGGTTTATTCAAAAGCCCTTGACGACTGAAGAGGCTGTTGAAGCTGCGAAAGGTTTCCAAAGAATTCCTAACTGCTTGTTTAACAAGAATCTCGAGTTTTGGCAGTGCATGGACTGCTACCAACTTTACTGGGAGGTATGTTTATCAAATCGTACGCTAAGCAACTTATACATGATTAAAGATGTCGTCGTGTATTATTGATACTGCGAGGATTTTTGGTATAATATGATAATCCATCATCCGATATTGATACTAAGCTGTCATTAATCCAACGCGTGTGCTGGTTACAGGGAACTCAATACCACAATGCAgtccagaagttcattgatgtCTGCAAGTTGAATGAGTAAATTGAATGTGATAAACGTTGTGCACTAGGGTTTCATTGGCCCCATATGTTGCCACTCATACTATTTTTATGCCttcttttaatatttgttttatttttcgcTAAAATATTCATGCTGAACTGTTTCAAGTAATGTATTTTGTCATCCACATCCCACTCTGTTTTGGTGATTGATACGTTGTACCTTTCATTTTGTGGCCGAAACCCGTTCTGCCAAAAACGGAGAATATCCTGTCTACAACGTTCATCACATGCGGTGACATGACCTCTTGTCTTTATATCACTTATCGCGTGCCTTTCACGTTCAAATATGTTTATTTTCGGATCATATTCACTTTGTTGTTTTCGGCCTTCTCTTCCCTCCCTGTAGTATCAATTTTTCACTTCCTGCCATATATTTCCTGATGTCCCACAAGACATAGAAGTCAGCTTGATCAAGACATGTAGCGTTAATTTATGGTTTTGTTGGATGCTCAAGTGAAATTAGGGGACAAATTATGCTTAGTTAACGGCGGCTTTAACGCGCGaaaatcttttcaattttcaaaaggggaatgttacaagctttgcaaaattttcaaatttcttgtGATGTGTTATAAAATAGGTGTAATGTGAAAGAAACGCTGGCCTTATAACTTGTTAAGGTATgctatgttaattaattatcttGTTTAGGTCCTCAAGTAATCTGTTAAATAAGGATTAATGTAACTTTTGCGTTCGGTAAACCAAGGCACCAAGAGTTGTTATAAAAAGTTGTGGATTTTTTAGTGATCTATAAACACTTACATTTTGTTACTTTTTCTCTAATATAATAAAACGcatgcttatttttttttattaatgtatCTCTAAAGAGAATTGTTAAGTAGGATTCTTTCAAAAGTGTGCCGTCTCTTGCttctattttataatgttgacacaagaatttatattaaaatgtaggattaatcttagtttactatttttaagttttgtgattttcaatatttggcacataaattttttttcgtctcagagttaTACTTAAAGGGttaattttggaacagtctcatacatATGTTAGTCTGGCTGTTAATTCTCtagttaactgatgacgtgacgTCCATTTAGACAATGACCAGACgtcacgtggaaattaaaaattcaaaaaaaaattcaaaatttaagaattcaaaaaaaaaaaaaaaaaaaaattcccaaaccCTATTGCCTTACCACCATCGCCCAAATCCAAGCCTCTCCTCCTCCTAACTTGGCCCGAGTCTCACCCCTCCTTCCCCAGTGCTCCCTCCCACCTCAACTCCCACCTCAACTCCGTCTCCGCCAAGCCCGACAAGTGGACGTATTCCTCgacctcttcatcttcttcgttgATCAACAGTCAGATGATTCCGCGCTCCTGCCCTCAGCCTCCTCGTTCTACAACTTGGGAGGTGGACTCGGGTCCCGATCCATGACGCCAAGTCATGGCCGCTCCAATTCAATGCAGTACAGTTCGGGGGTTACAATGCTCACTCGCCGGCCAAGTTCGAAATTCTTGGCACTAAGAAAAAATTAGAACAAAACCTTTTTTCTCCATCTGGAGTTAGAGAAGAACCCTCATTTTtttgtcccttttgtgattttctcTTCTGGTATTGAAAATTGTTGAATTTTCCATCTGGGTTTTGGAGAAAagcctgttttttttttttttctccatatGTGCTTCATTGATGCTTCATCCTTTGAGGTTATTTTGTAGAGGGGAAGGGCCTGGGTTTTAGGTCATCTTAAAGGTCAGAGAGTCGAAAATAGCCTAAAAACTGTCTTCAATCGAGGGCTAGGCTAGAGGGCTACAAAATatgaaagggccaaagggcagCTGATCGCATGCAGCAAGCTAGCCAGCCCGGGCTGGCCAGAAAATTAGAGCAATCctgttataaccgacatgaatgcttaaataaaaatttgaatccAACAGCTAGTTGACTAGTTGTTGTAttcaaaaatttttttttaatgaatttaaaccttttttttccctataaataccttaaGTTATTCCTACACAATTTTtcacataattttcaccattctGTACAATCTCACttcattctattttttttcctataacttctattttacaaaatttgtttcatatattttttttaaattccaattTTTTCCTATagcttctattttacaaaatttgtttcatatattttttttaaattccatttttttcctataacctctattttacaaaatttgtttcatatttttttacctataacttctattttacaaaatttgtttcatatttgtttgaaattctatttttttcctataacttcctaagccatcatacaacattaaattaaattaagtaacatgaaagaacattaaacaatatgaaacaacattaaataaaaaattatgtttggGCCTCAGttagagatgattttttgtgacagggctaaaaagAGCTCTATGACcctttgaccctcggttggagatggttttttgtgacagggttaAAAagagccctatggcccttttgccctcagttggagatgaaggcaaatatggccatgtactgttcattaaaatattaatttcttgaagggccagatggctaaaacgagccatctgaccagtcatcggttggagatggccttagggaTGGAGAATAAGCTTGGTGGCGGGGTGAGTATCAGGGAAGAGGAAGGTTAGGGTGGGTGAGTGGCGGGATAGATAGTCCAAAAATTTGggcgagaaatttttttttgaatttttaatttccacgtgtacccttaatgacacgtgacgctcaatcattgtccacatgggcgccacgacATCAGTTAACGAAAGACTTAACAGCCAgattaacagatgtatgagactgtcccaaaattaacactttaggtatgactctgggacgaaaaaaaacttcttgtaccaaatgttgaaaactacgaAACTTGAtgatagtaaactgagattaaccatAAAATGTAAGGAATCAGAAAGTTCATGGAGAGTTTTACTTTTAAGCGAGTATCCTTAGTATTTCTCAACTCCAAAACAAAATGTATAAACTACATCACTCAATTATATCATAacacgtgaaaatgatacattataGAACAAGTATTCTAGAGACACATAAAAATTCTTTCAAAGTAGGTGGTAGGAAGCAATCCAAAAGTAGGTGTTAGAAAGCAAAGCATGATGTAGATGAACATGTGGAAAAATCttacaagaagaaaaacaataattttGGTCACGAATCCAAAGGTGGGGAGGAAGCTTCATTTGCTCTTCATAGCTCTAATGTATAGGCTCGtggtttgaatttttgaatgttTATTGGGCCCCACGCGTTTGTTTTGCTTTTGTAAGTGGGTCCACCTAAGTTGGACCAGGCCAGAGAGAGTGAGGTTATTTCTTGTAAAGATGGTTAGGTCCAAAAATGGAATGCTGGTATTTGGCTTCCAAATTTTCGCTTAATTAGGAATgccctttctttctttgtcgCATGTGTATGTGACCGTAGCCATTGTTGTAAGGCGGTGTTGTTCACACTTTTTTTatcttcatatattttttaaataattaaccaTCATTTCGTGACTAATGAGAAGAATTAACATGAAAGGAGAATGCCACAATGGAGGCATTAATATTagaaagttttaacgaaacgttcatggtattgttcatttttaacaaaaaaatacatttttacatttttatgatactattcactatatttttatttatcattttctattaaaattaaaaaaatttcattagttttcttttaatattattatgATGAGATTCAAACACATGTTATGAAGAGATGACTAATTGTACTGAAAAAGTTAAAATGCATGTCGACGTCTGTATTCGGTTTGATTAGGTACCGCTTGCTGCAGTAGAAACCCTAAATTTCTCTCGTGACGTACAAAGGTTTGACTGAAGTCTTATGCTGGTCAGATAGTCGTACGACGGTAAGCAGAAGGAaagggacttggattgtctaccctctcATTTCGGTGTCTTCCTCGTGCCCTtttgtttgtgtgatcacggttaagtcacgtcaatattttatattactatttctttttgttttattatttttataaaaaaacaatacaaaatgttgacatggcttaaccaTGATCACACAAAATAAGAGGGCACGAAAAAGACATCGAAATAGGAGGgaagacaatccaagtccgaaGGAAAGACACCGCCACATGCGCGCGCACCTTCCCCATTTGCTTTTCAGTTGCTGATTGTGTTTTTTActtattcattttttaattgGTTCGATGGGATGGAGGTTTGGATAAAGTTGGAAGCACCAGCGCAAAACCCTATAtattctctctccttcttcatcatcgtcGACACGTTTCGCCACCGTATGAGCTCTCCCCTGGTGGGATCGTCGGAGCTCGTACCGCGTGTCCACCGCCCCTACTCTCATCTGCAGTCGCCTTGCCGCCGTCACCATATTTCAGAATCCCAGCGTCAGCTACCGCACCAGTTTCCTTGACATGTTTGGATTAGTATTGTGATAAGATTTTTAAACCTTAATTGACTAAATCATGTCGTGTCGTTGAGGGGCAAATTACATGCAACTAGAACGTAAAGTTGTGGTGTTCTAAGCTTGTCTTCTAAGTTTTTCTAGTTCGTATTTTAGTTGGCATCTTTGATCTCATCAATTCTCACTATAGAAACACACTTACAAATATATAACAGAATATAATGTTCTAAACTTATCACGTAGTGTTACGTATGTTGGAATTCCAATTGTACGTAAATTTTTTGAGATTAtcctttttattctttttgttttatattttttaagcttTATAATTTGCTAAACCTACTAGACCTTAATAGTACTAGCCATATTTATGTAACTAGAGTAGTATCAAAACTTAATATATGGCTCTGGAGTGAAACATTCGTGATTTCTTTGGTCACCATCTGCTTTGGATTTTTCTCCCAAATAGGACACAGGAATTAGACTAAAAATCTGTCCAAAATCAATATTCATCTTAGCAATGATTTTAGAAGTTCATAATCAGAGaacaaatataataatataatatatatacatatagacatacatacatacatatatatatatatatatatatattttagataAAACATGTACCAAGTCTACAAATATCTCCAATGTTGTTGTCTGTGTTAGTGTTGTCACTTTCCTTTGACAGGCAGTCTTGCAAAAAGTTATAAGTGGTTGCCTAGTTCATTTAGGCAAATAGAACCAATGCATCCTTCACGTTCAAGAAAGAGAAATGGAAAAGTGTAGAGAAGAAATTAACTTGGTAAACAGAGGGAGGTAATTATGCAGTGGAGGAAAATTCATCACCAGCTTCCTTATTCTCTGGTCAGAAAGAATCCACCAAAGTCTATAGTGCATACGCACGTAGACGCCCACGAAGAATGAATGATGACATTGACCAAGGGAAAGAATTTATACATATTCTACTAAACTTATGTGCATCAGTGCATGTACACATTATTTCCAAATGTATGTACATGAATAGTAATCTAAAAAATGATTTATGTATGCTTTTCCATAAACGTTTATTTAGGGTAATGCTATTATGATAGAGATATTAAATATGCagataaaattttataaataaaggaAGTTGATTATTTGATTATTACCTAAATGttcattatatttttaaatttagtttaccCTAATATTACTCTTTACTTTTGGATCTTGATTTTCTTTTATGctgttaaaaatattaaaaatcatgtAAGAAGAGATATTTTTTCATATGCTCAAAATACAGTTTGGTAAATTATATCATAATACAAGCAGTGAAAaagtcattttatttttattataacatGTGTGACATATCAACCGTGCTTTAGTAGACAAATATTTCTCGTGCATGAAAAGCAGATTGGTGTGTGAatatcatgtatatatataatggggtgtgttatccacacaccctattttacttctcacacactcctttATAATTTATGCccgttgatattcttcaattcatctgatccgacggccgaaaattaaaaaggtgtgtgagaagtaagaATGGATGCGTAGATATCATACCCAATAATAATACCAAGATAGTGAAAGTTGTAAAGACGAAActacccttctctctctctcatatagTTGGCCAACACATGGAACCACACCACACATATACCATCATCTCTTTCAGCATAGTGCTTCATCTTTTGCCTTTAAGACCATCTGCGCTTTAGAAGTGGGTGGTCTTCCTCCCTCGAAAGACTCCAcatttccttttctctcttcccttttcTCCTCGCTAATTAATCCATGGACACAGCTCACTGACCACAGGTAAAGCAAAAcccttttctctttttcctcCATGAAATCATGAAATTATCTTCTAGGGTTGAGTTTTTCAAAGCCAATATTTAGAAGAAATATCTAGCTTTGGGTTTGGAAAATTATCTTCCTTGATATATTAGTTAGTTTTAAAGTTGTAATAATTTACTTTTCTTCTTTCCACTAATATTTTCTGAATTTATATAGTTGCATCTACCAAAGGTCTTCCATTTTTTGTCATGAAAGTTAAAAAGTACtgcacttttcttttctttttcttcttcccatCATCTGATAAAGTAGGttgttttcttccttttacTTTCATGTTTCTTCTCTCCATCCTTGTCTCTTAAATTTTTTGGAGTGACAACATATACTTCTGTTGGTTTTCGATCACCAAAGTTATGGCCTTTTCTTGTcgctttgtttattttttgggtgtatttttatattttattttcaggGTATTGGAGTGGTTAAATCCATGGAAGATTTTTCTTCTACAAGGCCAATCACAGAGAGAAGGGCAAGGCCACAAAAGGATCAAGCTTTGAATTGTCCAAGGTGTAATTCCACCACCACAAAATTCTGTTATTACAACAATTACAGCCTCTCTCAGCCAAGATACTTTTGCAAGACTTGTAAAAGGTATTGGACTGAAGGTGGATCTCTGAGAAATGTTCCTGTGGGTGGAGGCTCGCGGAAGAACAACAAGAGATCAAATAATTCCGATTCATCGTCACCGTCCACGTCTTCAGCGAAGAAGGTTGCTTATGATCATGATCACCATCTGACCCCACATAGCAATTTTCCTCCTCAGTCTGCTTCTCAAAACCCTAATAAGATCCACTTCCAAGGCCAAGATCTCAACCTTGCATACCCAACAGCTGATCAGGACTATGACAACAACAATATTACCAAACTATCCTTTAGTATTGACAACAAAACCTACCACCCAAACCCTAGCTCTTCGGGCACTACTACTACATCTCATCATTTCTCATCGGCTATGGAACTGCTCACAAGTACCGGGATTGCATCAAGGAGTCTGACTTCTTTCGTACCGATGGCAGCAACGGCCGTGCCGGACCATTCGAATAATATCACAATGTTTTCTGCTGGGTTTCCTTTGCAAGAGTTCAAGCCAAGTGGGCTTAGTTTTTCTCTAGATGGGTTTGAGAGTGCTGGTTATGGTGGGTGCCTACAAGGTGTGCAAGAGAATACTACTAGTCATGCCAGGCTTTTGTTTCCTACTGATCAGGATTTTAAGCAGCAGATTCCGAGCTCCACTACTACTGCTGAATTTGATCAGCACAATAATAGAGGAGGGGAAGGAGATTCTGGTGGTGGGTATTGGAATGGAATGTTAGGTGGGGGATCATGGTAATTCAATTCCCAGAAAAGAATAGAATGAAAAAAAGTAGTGATCTAGAAGAAAGATTGgtattttggttttgttttgcttcatGTGTCTTCGATGGCTTGTTTCGAATTGGAGTTGataacaagaacaaagtaattGGGTACatgagcttttcttcctttttttttcaacgtCAGTGTTAATTGTACTTAATCTTCCttgttctttctctctctaagtttTCTAGTATGATTCGGAGTATCTGTACACCGGAGCGTAGTAGAATTTCTCATCACTCTCACCctctttcttattatttttgccTCTATGCATGTTTgaaatttgtttttggttttgcttcaaaagggtGTCTCATGACTCACGAGGAATTTTATACAAAGTTGCATCAAAAGGAGGTCAGGGAAGTCCCCTATTTTCCTATTAGGGTTTCATAAGATTACTCACATAGACTACCTCTTGATCATCTACACAGCAATGCATACGATGCAGTTCCTTAGAATTACTGCTGGAATTCAATGTTttattttcgttatgttttcggTTACCTTAGCTAGCTAGCAAGAGTCGgtaattaatttgttaattagCTGTGCATACAGATTAATGACATATTCTGTGTGTTTACTTTAGTAGTTAACAGTTGGATTTGTGCGTTGATTGTGTATGTATTTAGCAGTTGAGTttggattatttattggtttgaaGTAATACTAAAGGTGGGTTGGAATGATGGCTGTCAATCCTTCAATAGCAAAAGTTTCTTCTTTTTGCTTGGCAACAGGTCAGAAATGTCAGGTCATTTCATCACCATCTGCGTCTTTGAGATTCTTCCACCCATTAACTCCACCATCCCCACCACggggttgggttttttttttttttttttttttttttttttgcgccattatatttgatgagtttaaatttaaaatttatgtttgttttttttctaataaattttaaattttaaattcatcaaaaaaatgataaataaagtaATGAGCTTTACCGGTGTTTCATGAGGTGAGAAAAAAATATTCGCTCACCACCCTCTTGCCCTTCATGAATCTTCATAACCCACACAAGTACTCTACAAATGGTAGATGATTTTTCAGGAACAATGAGTGGGTACGCATGACCCAAACAATATtctaaattaaattatataatGCCCAAGTAAATCAGGGTCTGCCGTCAACAATATAATTTAGAAAACTGTGtcaattattttttgggttctttagatataaaTTCTTGCCACTCTTATTTCCTGTCAAAAATTCACCTAAttataaacattcaaataaaactcaaatgTAAAAATGGATGCCAAGCATATACCTAATTGACttattattacaaaatatttacaatttgtaccacaatattcaaaataaaatcaataaatgttattactcaccttaattgccatgaaaatataattattgcacatattattacccctaacacacacatatatacgttCAAATGTATATATTACTAACataagcttaatatatatatatatatatatatatgtgtgtgtgtgtgtgtgtgtgtgtgtgtacatatatagtttacctatatgaatgtatagtagtattatatatatcgTTCATATATACACATGCACAGTACTACATATATGATCAAacatattaaactaattaatctacctatatttaaatttatgatgagcaaataacatAGTTTTTGTGGGTAAATTaatattgaatcaaataacattcttttattttgtaggtaatttattttccatgtattattacatatatttggcacattttattattataagatatatttacaaataataggtaaattaatcttgaataaaataaaattgctttattttgaactaaattaattttgaatcaaataacattttttcattatgtaggattttattttgtatgtatcatcatatatattgggcacattttattattatatgtacaaataataggtaaactagtactgaataaaataataacattttttaTGTAGGTGtattattttgcatatattggggttgctttattatgtaggtaaattattttgcatgaatttttttgtatatcaagcatgttttttgttgttgttatatatatgtgtgtgtgaaataatttacctacatttatatgtaaaatataattttattgacttaACTAAGCATGTATTACTACAATTATTAGGcatgttttattgttattatatattaggcaatgaatttattatttttgtatttttgtaaaatcattaattctccctTACAATTTGTATGAAATTAATTGTGTAActcaaacattcaaataggggTGTTTTGGgcatcataatttttttaatgtgtaaagtcaaatataattaatgaatttgatgATGTGGAATCTAGTCAATGAGTTTTATTTGAGTAAAAAACTTATGTCGAGTTTTATGTGGAAAAAATTAAGTTTCAAGggttaaagtcatattttcagttatTTTTTCCTTTATCATAGAGTTCTTTAACCATAACATTcctaacacaaaaacacacaaatatatacatgAACACTTTTTAGCAGGAATTTTAAAagaaagctctctctctctcacttgcaCTACATTTGTGAGTTTAAATATTGTACACTCATTTCTGCGTTTTTTTGTGGCATTTATCATTGATTGACATATATTCATAAACTTCACtgttttaaattatattattataaacttaacACATATCAATCAGTAATAAATATCACAGAGATGCTATATAAAAAAGATGCAAAAGATGTTAACTCTAAGGTGGGGGCACCACAAACATTCCCCTCGACATCCATGCTAGGGAATAATCTTCTCAACTCTACAAAATCTTCCAGATGTAGACCCtccattaattaatataatatgtaATTAGATTCATGCATAGAGATAGATATAAACTTTCTAACTTCCATATGGTTGTGCCATCTTTTTGTCTATGGTAAATTGATGAGCACTAGCTAGGGTTATGGCTCCTGTTGCTTGCTAGTTACAGTGATATATGTAGGTGGATGTGCACCACCCACCATGAACATCTCTTTCTTGCCAAAACTTGGGAATGTACAATCTACTCCACCAATCTCTCTTGGCTTTTCACTTTATTCGTCCCTTTTTGCTTGCAAAACTTGTTCTGATCATCCTTATGCCAGTAATCCATCGCATGTTAATCGTCTGTTGAACGGATAATGCATTTTTTAAACACGTGAGAAATATTTAAATATGAGTTAGCAAGATAGCTAATTAtacattaaataaatttattttagttttttttattccttttacaacTCACGAGATCATCACAAATTCAATTATGTGTGTGACATATGTGAAAGTAAattgtttttttcatttttgagaGGGGTAAAATTACCACTCACATGACTCTCAGTTGCTAAATTCGTGAAAAAGTTTGATGGAATCAAGTTGCAAATACATCTATTCCATAACAAAAAATTAGGAGATCGATCTGTTACTAACAA
Proteins encoded in this region:
- the LOC126630495 gene encoding uncharacterized protein LOC126630495, with product MRNETSVTFSMDPQRPLNVQLVSSTDSPEFTYLTRSLTRCRIIALDAEWKPIRTRTPQSSFPTVLLLQLACQLGSRLGGDSDESDDSVVFLLDLSTIHLPSIWELLRDAFVSPDILKLGFRFKQDLIYLSSTFSSNGCEPGFDRVEPFMDITSIYNHLQDKQHGRKASKQIKSLASICKEVLGISLSKELQCSDWSCRPLTEEQKTYAAMDAHCLIEIFNVFQAKVIKEGKLVRHPTEPHPPTMTLGLKLVFEKLDIYSKIVRMKVHEAIDIARATASYVSPNIVTEEGMTLRIGHRNTLPMDEYLLKVVNEFGEKILLKESDKTAKTSKRKAKGRSSEGLICNEKQGQSFEDWQGPPPWDLALGGDGQPKFLCDVMVEGLAKHLRCVGINAAISYSKKPEPRQLIDQANKEKRVLLTRDAKLLRHDYLINNHIYRVKSLLKNEQLLEIIETFQLKISEDQLMSRCTKCNGRFIQKPLTTEEAVEAAKGFQRIPNCLFNKNLEFWQCMDCYQLYWEGTQYHNAVQKFIDVCKLNE
- the LOC126630760 gene encoding dof zinc finger protein DOF4.6-like encodes the protein MEDFSSTRPITERRARPQKDQALNCPRCNSTTTKFCYYNNYSLSQPRYFCKTCKRYWTEGGSLRNVPVGGGSRKNNKRSNNSDSSSPSTSSAKKVAYDHDHHLTPHSNFPPQSASQNPNKIHFQGQDLNLAYPTADQDYDNNNITKLSFSIDNKTYHPNPSSSGTTTTSHHFSSAMELLTSTGIASRSLTSFVPMAATAVPDHSNNITMFSAGFPLQEFKPSGLSFSLDGFESAGYGGCLQGVQENTTSHARLLFPTDQDFKQQIPSSTTTAEFDQHNNRGGEGDSGGGYWNGMLGGGSW